A genome region from Arthrobacter sp. SLBN-100 includes the following:
- a CDS encoding amidohydrolase family protein, which yields MTITDLSVSNVSKTGSKLGVIDVDFHPMPLPTDPQVADHLPQQWKEYISRYGLGAMGGGVYPSQREFTHRLDAMDDNGRVGLDPYLAVEQVLDPFDMTAAVLTCPQTYIITNGGANMPHKLATSLYRAYNNALAETWCAADDRFRASVTVARDLPGGEREIQRCKEGQFGDKFVQVLMSPSGQDPLGKRRYWPIFEACESYDIPLSFHVPGMGRQPTGAGRQNFYAETHAAFGVLPLALVPSLIFEGVFDRFPKLKIAMLEMGWDWVAPFSWRLDATWEKLRHELPHLQRKPSEYLKEHFWFSTQPLEEPERPDMLEGVFGMFEDSGFADRLMFSSDYPHWDYDSPYESVPESFPEDRRRRILGENASKLYGIPLRENSGLPSPNGA from the coding sequence ATGACTATCACAGACTTAAGTGTCTCCAACGTGTCCAAAACCGGATCCAAGCTCGGGGTTATTGATGTGGATTTCCACCCAATGCCCCTGCCCACTGACCCCCAGGTGGCCGATCACCTCCCGCAGCAGTGGAAGGAATACATCAGCCGCTATGGTCTGGGCGCCATGGGCGGCGGCGTTTACCCTTCCCAGCGCGAATTCACCCACCGGCTTGACGCCATGGACGACAACGGACGGGTTGGCCTTGATCCCTACCTGGCCGTCGAGCAAGTACTTGACCCCTTCGATATGACGGCCGCCGTCCTGACCTGCCCGCAGACCTACATCATCACCAACGGCGGGGCTAATATGCCCCACAAGCTGGCAACCAGTCTGTACCGTGCCTACAACAACGCGCTGGCCGAAACCTGGTGCGCAGCAGATGACAGGTTCCGGGCCTCCGTCACCGTGGCCCGCGACCTGCCCGGCGGCGAGCGGGAGATCCAGCGCTGCAAGGAGGGCCAATTCGGGGACAAATTCGTGCAGGTGCTGATGTCACCCTCCGGCCAGGATCCGCTGGGAAAGCGCCGCTACTGGCCCATCTTTGAGGCCTGCGAAAGCTACGACATTCCGCTGTCCTTCCATGTACCCGGTATGGGACGGCAGCCCACGGGAGCCGGACGCCAGAACTTCTACGCTGAAACCCACGCGGCCTTCGGAGTTCTTCCGCTGGCCCTTGTGCCGAGCCTCATTTTCGAGGGCGTGTTCGATCGCTTCCCGAAACTCAAAATTGCGATGCTTGAGATGGGCTGGGACTGGGTCGCCCCGTTCAGCTGGCGTCTGGACGCAACGTGGGAAAAGCTCCGCCACGAACTGCCGCATCTGCAGCGTAAGCCCTCGGAGTATCTAAAGGAACACTTCTGGTTCAGCACGCAGCCACTGGAGGAACCGGAACGGCCCGACATGCTGGAAGGTGTATTCGGCATGTTCGAAGACTCCGGCTTCGCTGACCGGCTGATGTTCTCCTCGGACTATCCCCACTGGGACTACGACTCGCCGTACGAATCCGTACCTGAGAGCTTTCCCGAAGATCGCCGCCGCCGCATCCTGGGCGAGAACGCCAGCAAACTTTACGGCATCCCGCTGCGCGAAAACAGCGGCCTGCCCTCCCCGAACGGGGCGTAG
- a CDS encoding alpha-hydroxy acid oxidase, whose amino-acid sequence MAITSALGKRRLATVLNYDDARASAKRQLPAAIFDYVDGGAEDEVTLRRNVQGFRDLAFEPHGATWVEKPDLSTNLLGLELSMPILTAPCGGMRLVHPHGDLGIAAAASKAGIAHVATSASGYTLEEIAETPGQQWFQAYKFSSQDAMRSLIRRAKAAGFEGLVATIDTSVSGNREKDFRNGFSYNMSINLSNVFRMAPKMISRPGWVYRFMRDGMPFVLPNTADLTVDGKPMELTEMIRTGKESHSPSWDDIAWMRANWDGPLIIKGILSTSDARTAVKLGVDGIIVSNHGGRQLDGVPASIAVLPQIVEAVGDDVTVILDSGIRRGSDVLKALALGAKAVMVGRLPAWGLAVDGEAGVSHVLETTRTEMVRTMRLLGCSSIQDLDPSWLSQQSRAGAVAR is encoded by the coding sequence GTGGCGATCACAAGCGCTCTGGGCAAACGCCGGCTGGCAACAGTCCTTAACTACGACGACGCCCGGGCCAGCGCCAAAAGGCAGCTCCCCGCGGCCATCTTCGACTACGTCGACGGCGGAGCCGAAGACGAAGTCACGCTACGGAGAAATGTCCAGGGCTTCCGGGACCTGGCCTTCGAACCCCATGGTGCAACCTGGGTTGAGAAACCCGACCTGAGCACCAACCTGCTAGGACTCGAGCTCTCCATGCCGATCCTCACAGCACCCTGCGGGGGGATGCGGCTTGTGCATCCGCACGGGGATCTGGGCATCGCAGCAGCGGCTTCAAAGGCCGGGATCGCCCACGTTGCGACCTCCGCTTCCGGATACACCTTGGAAGAAATCGCCGAGACGCCGGGTCAGCAATGGTTCCAGGCCTACAAGTTTTCCAGCCAGGACGCCATGAGATCACTCATCCGCCGCGCCAAAGCGGCCGGCTTCGAAGGACTCGTGGCAACAATCGATACCAGTGTCTCCGGGAACCGAGAAAAGGACTTCCGCAACGGCTTCAGCTACAACATGAGCATCAATCTCTCAAACGTGTTCAGGATGGCCCCGAAAATGATCAGCCGGCCCGGGTGGGTGTACCGGTTCATGCGAGACGGCATGCCGTTCGTATTGCCAAACACCGCCGATCTCACCGTCGACGGCAAGCCAATGGAACTCACCGAAATGATCCGGACAGGAAAAGAATCGCATTCCCCGTCTTGGGATGACATCGCCTGGATGAGGGCGAACTGGGACGGTCCGCTGATCATCAAAGGAATCCTCAGCACCTCCGATGCGCGCACGGCGGTCAAGCTGGGTGTGGACGGAATCATCGTCTCAAACCACGGCGGTCGCCAACTCGACGGCGTTCCCGCCTCCATAGCCGTTCTCCCTCAGATCGTGGAGGCAGTCGGCGACGACGTGACCGTCATCCTCGACAGCGGAATCCGCCGCGGAAGCGACGTCCTGAAGGCTCTCGCCCTCGGCGCGAAGGCCGTCATGGTGGGCCGACTGCCCGCGTGGGGGCTGGCGGTTGACGGGGAAGCGGGCGTATCCCACGTTCTGGAAACGACCCGCACCGAGATGGTTCGCACCATGCGCCTCCTTGGATGCTCCTCCATTCAGGACCTGGATCCTTCCTGGCTCAGCCAACAATCCCGCGCCGGCGCCGTTGCCCGGTAA
- a CDS encoding Rieske (2Fe-2S) protein produces the protein MNEAVASVKKPQKFVVARAEEIPPGSRLIVDVGGREVGIFNIKGSYYGMLNRCPHVGGPLCQGQLVNSVTATVPGHITLDDSQDLLTCPWHNWEFDIKTGQSYWDPKHMRARPFAVNVEAGTDVADQVDGGSVGRIKGPYQAETIEVSVESDYVVLSMRPQRPGTAVKPGACAPPPTETTEMKVEVRP, from the coding sequence ATGAACGAAGCAGTAGCTTCCGTCAAGAAACCCCAGAAATTTGTGGTGGCTCGGGCAGAAGAGATACCACCGGGCAGCCGCCTCATCGTCGATGTCGGCGGCCGCGAAGTGGGAATCTTCAACATCAAGGGCTCCTACTACGGCATGCTCAACCGTTGCCCCCACGTCGGCGGGCCCCTGTGCCAGGGGCAACTCGTCAACTCCGTGACAGCCACGGTCCCCGGACACATCACCCTGGATGACTCACAGGATCTGCTCACATGCCCCTGGCACAACTGGGAGTTCGACATCAAAACCGGACAGTCCTACTGGGATCCCAAACACATGCGTGCCCGCCCCTTTGCCGTGAACGTTGAAGCCGGCACAGACGTGGCTGACCAGGTCGACGGCGGGAGTGTGGGGCGGATTAAAGGCCCCTACCAGGCCGAAACAATCGAAGTGTCGGTCGAATCCGACTACGTGGTCCTGTCCATGCGGCCGCAACGGCCCGGAACTGCCGTTAAACCCGGCGCCTGCGCGCCCCCGCCCACTGAGACCACCGAAATGAAAGTAGAGGTCAGGCCATGA